A single Nerophis ophidion isolate RoL-2023_Sa linkage group LG26, RoL_Noph_v1.0, whole genome shotgun sequence DNA region contains:
- the plcxd1 gene encoding PI-PLC X domain-containing protein 1 isoform X1, producing the protein MFYARPRRDGVPASESSRRLKRRHSLGAVPMESWMTHMPPALWDTPLCHLAIPGSHNAITYCLDSNNRSPVDLTQPDMLRKLDRYLKPLIRPFVYKWAVTQEYSVKQQLDCGVRYCDLRIARRPNDNSTDLYFYHGVYSTLTVETVLGEIREWLDSRPKEVLILSFSHFLDVSCEQHLLLLTSIRSIFSSKLCPETDALTLRKLWSEGRQVIVSYEHAIASHHRDLWPHIPYWWANKCKAEDLIEAFERRKRRGRPGGFFVTGINLTGHLKYICTHPTVSLKDLVTSSKPTILTWVRGQSPGSRAESLNIIAGDFITDTHFTQTVVALNDKLLQQH; encoded by the exons ATGTTTTATGCACGGCCACGACGCGACGGCGTGCCGGCCTCTGAATCCTCCCGGCGACTGA AGAGGCGCCACAGCCTGGGGGCGGTGCCCATGGAAAGCTGGATGACCCACATGCCGCCCGCCCTGTGGGACACCCCGCTCTGCCACCTGGCCATCCCGG GCAGCCATAACGCAATCACCTACTGCCTGGACTCCAACAACCGCTCACCCGTCGACCTGACCCAGCCAGACATGCTCCGGAAGCTGGACCGCTACCTGAAGCCCCTCATCCGCCCCTTCGTGTACAAGTGGGCCGTCACGCAG GAGTACTCGGTGAAGCAGCAGCTGGACTGCGGGGTCAGATACTGTGACCTGAGAATCGCACGCCGGCCCAACGACAACTCTACTGACCTCTACTTCTACCACGGCGTTTACAGCACGCTCACTGTGGAG ACGGTTCTTGGTGAGATCAGAGAGTGGTTGGACTCGCGTCCTAAAGAAGTTCTCATCCTGTCATTCAGTCACTTCCTGGACGTGAGCTGTGAGCAACACTTGCTGCTCCTGACCAGCATTCGGAGCATCTTCTCCTCCAAACTCTGTCCCGAAACG GACGCGCTGACCCTCAGGAAGCTGTGGTCCGAGGGCCGGCAGGTGATCGTGTCGTACGAGCACGCCATCGCCAGCCACCACCGTGACCTTTGGCCTCACATCCCGTACTGGTGGGCCAACAAGTGCAAGGCCGAGGACCTGATTGAGGCCTTTGAGCGCAGGAAGCGGCGTGGAAGACCAG GAGGATTCTTCGTCACAGGAATCAACCTGACCGGGCACCTGAAGTACATCTGCACACACCCCACCGTGTCCCTCAAAGACTTGGTGACGTCCAGCAAGCCCACCATCCTGACTTGGGTCCGAGGTCAATCCCCCGGCAGCAGAGCGGAGTCTCTCAACATCATCGCCGGGGACTTCATCACGGACACACACTTCACACAAACCGTGGTGGCGCTCAACGACAAACTGCTGCAACAACACTGA
- the plcxd1 gene encoding PI-PLC X domain-containing protein 1 isoform X2, which translates to MSAERRHSLGAVPMESWMTHMPPALWDTPLCHLAIPGSHNAITYCLDSNNRSPVDLTQPDMLRKLDRYLKPLIRPFVYKWAVTQEYSVKQQLDCGVRYCDLRIARRPNDNSTDLYFYHGVYSTLTVETVLGEIREWLDSRPKEVLILSFSHFLDVSCEQHLLLLTSIRSIFSSKLCPETDALTLRKLWSEGRQVIVSYEHAIASHHRDLWPHIPYWWANKCKAEDLIEAFERRKRRGRPGGFFVTGINLTGHLKYICTHPTVSLKDLVTSSKPTILTWVRGQSPGSRAESLNIIAGDFITDTHFTQTVVALNDKLLQQH; encoded by the exons ATGTCTGCAGAGAGGCGCCACAGCCTGGGGGCGGTGCCCATGGAAAGCTGGATGACCCACATGCCGCCCGCCCTGTGGGACACCCCGCTCTGCCACCTGGCCATCCCGG GCAGCCATAACGCAATCACCTACTGCCTGGACTCCAACAACCGCTCACCCGTCGACCTGACCCAGCCAGACATGCTCCGGAAGCTGGACCGCTACCTGAAGCCCCTCATCCGCCCCTTCGTGTACAAGTGGGCCGTCACGCAG GAGTACTCGGTGAAGCAGCAGCTGGACTGCGGGGTCAGATACTGTGACCTGAGAATCGCACGCCGGCCCAACGACAACTCTACTGACCTCTACTTCTACCACGGCGTTTACAGCACGCTCACTGTGGAG ACGGTTCTTGGTGAGATCAGAGAGTGGTTGGACTCGCGTCCTAAAGAAGTTCTCATCCTGTCATTCAGTCACTTCCTGGACGTGAGCTGTGAGCAACACTTGCTGCTCCTGACCAGCATTCGGAGCATCTTCTCCTCCAAACTCTGTCCCGAAACG GACGCGCTGACCCTCAGGAAGCTGTGGTCCGAGGGCCGGCAGGTGATCGTGTCGTACGAGCACGCCATCGCCAGCCACCACCGTGACCTTTGGCCTCACATCCCGTACTGGTGGGCCAACAAGTGCAAGGCCGAGGACCTGATTGAGGCCTTTGAGCGCAGGAAGCGGCGTGGAAGACCAG GAGGATTCTTCGTCACAGGAATCAACCTGACCGGGCACCTGAAGTACATCTGCACACACCCCACCGTGTCCCTCAAAGACTTGGTGACGTCCAGCAAGCCCACCATCCTGACTTGGGTCCGAGGTCAATCCCCCGGCAGCAGAGCGGAGTCTCTCAACATCATCGCCGGGGACTTCATCACGGACACACACTTCACACAAACCGTGGTGGCGCTCAACGACAAACTGCTGCAACAACACTGA